In Nitrospira sp., the following are encoded in one genomic region:
- a CDS encoding TolC family protein codes for MAIASVLMMVFSSGLSRAHSPDSAPRNRLVLPELIQEVLAKNPELLAARKQWEAATTRSTQVRSLEDPTLSVQLWNIPQTFNVTQAQNTIFGLSQSFPFPGKLALKGDVASRAAEMTEQAVRAKERELVARLKQTYYDLFLTHKAIQIHQEHVALLGQFVESTTAKFRTGKGSQADVLKAQVELSLLFQQLPVLEQRRETAEAMLNTLLDRDPTSSLDLPQEPSQIPLDNTLDDLHRLALTDRPELKVAELAVQRNEQSLTLAQRQYYPDFQVAFQRFQNFQTNDGFGAYVAMSIPFAFWTKPKYDASVQEAAAAVSTARAQHHTVENLTRFQIKDLLARLRATDQTATLYRTTILPQAEQSLEAARVGYRTGKAGFLDLIETQRAWRGFQLEYVKTLVDRQHRLAELEQVVGVDLDRQH; via the coding sequence GTGGCTATCGCGTCAGTGCTGATGATGGTGTTCAGCAGCGGACTGTCGAGGGCCCACAGCCCCGACTCTGCACCACGCAATCGTTTGGTGTTACCGGAATTGATCCAGGAGGTCCTGGCCAAGAATCCCGAGCTGCTGGCGGCGCGCAAGCAATGGGAAGCGGCCACGACTCGGAGTACGCAGGTGCGGTCGCTGGAGGACCCGACGCTGTCAGTCCAGTTGTGGAATATCCCGCAGACCTTCAATGTCACGCAGGCGCAGAACACGATCTTCGGGCTCTCGCAGAGTTTCCCGTTCCCCGGCAAACTCGCGCTCAAAGGCGACGTGGCGAGTCGTGCGGCCGAGATGACCGAGCAAGCGGTCCGTGCGAAGGAACGGGAGTTGGTCGCTCGCCTAAAACAGACCTACTACGATCTGTTTCTCACGCACAAGGCGATCCAGATTCATCAGGAACACGTCGCCCTGCTCGGACAGTTCGTCGAAAGTACGACTGCAAAGTTCCGGACGGGCAAGGGAAGCCAAGCCGATGTCCTCAAAGCCCAGGTCGAGTTGTCGCTGTTGTTTCAGCAACTGCCCGTCCTGGAACAGCGCCGCGAGACGGCCGAAGCGATGCTGAACACGCTGCTGGATCGGGATCCCACCTCATCCTTGGACCTTCCTCAAGAGCCGTCTCAGATCCCGCTCGACAACACCCTCGACGATCTCCACCGGCTCGCGCTCACCGACCGGCCGGAGCTCAAGGTCGCCGAACTGGCCGTGCAACGGAACGAGCAGTCCCTCACGCTGGCCCAGCGGCAGTACTACCCGGATTTTCAAGTGGCGTTTCAGCGCTTCCAGAATTTTCAGACCAACGACGGGTTCGGCGCTTACGTAGCGATGAGTATCCCCTTCGCGTTCTGGACCAAACCGAAGTATGACGCCAGCGTACAGGAAGCTGCGGCCGCGGTGTCGACCGCTCGGGCACAGCACCATACCGTAGAAAACCTGACTCGTTTTCAGATCAAAGACCTTCTGGCCAGGCTTCGGGCGACCGACCAGACAGCCACGTTGTACCGCACCACCATCTTGCCCCAGGCCGAGCAAAGCCTGGAAGCCGCGCGTGTCGGGTATCGGACGGGCAAAGCAGGGTTTCTAGATCTGATCGAGACCCAGCGGGCGTGGCGAGGATTTCAGCTTGAGTACGTCAAGACCCTCGTAGATCGACAGCATCGACTGGCTGAACTTGAGCAGGTCGTTGGGGTCGATCTCGATCGTCAGCACTAA
- a CDS encoding efflux RND transporter periplasmic adaptor subunit, whose translation MNRQTSINSFVIGAVAIGVMAGVAGGFFIAHRMTTGDMKQGEMNGMPMEGTMSMKDMAPVGEAGASAPARRVGEIGGMSGAPSGAVVVPAVMRQLIGVRSASVTSASLGQEIRAVGTVGYDERGLTQVTVKTSGWVREVFVDSIGRPVRTGEPLFTLYSPDLLATQDEYLLAVKTQDQLAASPLAAVTANAASLVASARERLRLWDVTDAQIAALARRGTAEPVLTVYAPSSGIVLKRDAVPGKYVEPGTTLYEVADLSTVWISADIYESEVAAVKLNQPTSVTFAAYPGTTFRGTVAYVYPSLNTEARTVRVRVDLPNPGLKLKPGMYGNVIVQTDTVHTLVVPKEAVLETGLRQLVFMDRGQGRYEPASVKLGRRSQDSVEVLEGLTAGDRIVTSANFLLDAESKLASASSMQGMMGRIGMADWQMRGAHEGKMEDMSGMEMGSQKGMTVAETRQMDGLTLSLTTVPEKPKAGDVLLRLNVTDQAGKPVTNAQVFFVYTMPMPGMADSKAPARPTKAGLYEGTVRFGMGGTWVVTVKVTVPGRPPIAETFRFSVAGGGM comes from the coding sequence ATGAATCGACAGACATCCATAAACAGTTTCGTGATTGGCGCTGTGGCCATCGGTGTGATGGCCGGAGTCGCTGGTGGTTTCTTCATCGCTCACAGAATGACGACGGGGGACATGAAGCAGGGGGAGATGAACGGGATGCCGATGGAGGGCACGATGTCCATGAAAGACATGGCACCCGTGGGAGAAGCAGGCGCCTCGGCGCCCGCGAGGCGGGTGGGTGAGATAGGAGGCATGTCCGGAGCGCCGTCGGGGGCGGTGGTGGTTCCGGCTGTGATGAGGCAGCTGATCGGAGTCCGGAGTGCCTCGGTCACCTCCGCATCCTTGGGGCAAGAGATCCGCGCGGTCGGCACGGTCGGCTATGACGAGCGTGGCTTGACGCAGGTCACCGTGAAAACGTCCGGGTGGGTGCGAGAGGTCTTTGTCGATTCGATCGGTCGCCCGGTCCGGACAGGCGAACCCCTCTTTACCCTCTACTCACCGGACCTTCTGGCCACGCAAGACGAATATCTTCTGGCCGTGAAAACGCAAGACCAACTGGCGGCCAGTCCACTTGCTGCCGTCACAGCCAATGCGGCGTCCCTCGTCGCGAGTGCGCGGGAACGCCTTCGATTGTGGGATGTGACCGATGCGCAAATCGCGGCGCTGGCGCGTCGAGGGACAGCGGAGCCGGTGCTCACGGTCTATGCCCCGTCCTCCGGGATCGTTCTGAAGCGAGACGCCGTGCCAGGGAAATATGTGGAGCCAGGCACAACACTCTATGAGGTGGCGGATCTGTCCACGGTCTGGATCTCCGCCGATATCTATGAGTCCGAAGTCGCGGCCGTGAAGCTCAATCAGCCCACCTCAGTCACGTTCGCGGCCTATCCAGGCACAACCTTTCGCGGCACGGTGGCCTATGTCTATCCGTCGTTGAATACCGAAGCCCGTACGGTGCGCGTGCGGGTGGACTTACCGAATCCTGGACTGAAGCTGAAGCCCGGCATGTACGGGAACGTCATCGTACAGACGGATACGGTCCATACCTTAGTCGTGCCGAAGGAAGCGGTGCTGGAGACGGGACTTCGCCAACTCGTGTTCATGGATCGGGGGCAAGGCCGTTATGAGCCGGCGTCAGTCAAGTTAGGGCGTCGGAGTCAGGACTCTGTGGAAGTGCTGGAAGGACTCACCGCAGGAGATCGCATCGTCACCTCGGCCAATTTCTTGTTGGACGCAGAGAGCAAATTGGCCTCGGCGTCGAGCATGCAGGGCATGATGGGCCGGATCGGCATGGCTGATTGGCAGATGCGTGGCGCGCATGAAGGCAAGATGGAAGACATGTCGGGCATGGAGATGGGGAGTCAGAAGGGGATGACTGTGGCCGAGACCCGTCAGATGGACGGGCTCACGCTCTCACTCACTACGGTGCCGGAAAAACCCAAGGCCGGTGACGTACTGCTCCGGCTCAACGTGACAGATCAGGCCGGCAAGCCGGTGACTAATGCGCAAGTATTCTTCGTCTATACCATGCCGATGCCGGGCATGGCCGATTCCAAGGCGCCGGCTCGCCCCACCAAGGCGGGGCTCTACGAAGGGACGGTGAGATTCGGCATGGGTGGCACCTGGGTGGTGACGGTCAAGGTGACGGTACCAGGGCGACCGCCGATTGCCGAAACGTTTCGGTTCTCGGTCGCCGGCGGAGGCATGTAA